A genomic stretch from Hemibagrus wyckioides isolate EC202008001 linkage group LG02, SWU_Hwy_1.0, whole genome shotgun sequence includes:
- the LOC131364454 gene encoding uncharacterized protein LOC131364454 produces the protein MILGQCILLILISYSYGQSLTSSASVVKRPGESVTLSCTVSGFSMSSYYMHWIRQKPGQGLEWIGRIDTGTGTAFAQSLQGQFSITKDTSKNMLYLEVKSLKAEDTAVYYCARTGPVSAVVKRPGETVKISRKIHGFDMTEYYMHWIRQKPGKALEWLGRMDAGKNQTIYAESVKNQLTLTEDVSASMQYLEAKSLRTEDTAVYYCARETTVTGSEEAAVIKPDTHCN, from the exons atgattttaggacagtgtattttactgatactgatttcat attcttatggacagtcTCTGACATCCTCAgcttctgtggtgaagagacctggagagtcGGTCACTCTTTCCTGTACTGTCTCTGGATTCTCAATGAGCAGCTACTACATGCACTGGATCCGTCAGAAACCAGGACAAGGACTGGAGTGGATCGGACGTATTGACACTGGCACTGGCACTGCATTCGCTCAGTCACTGCAgggccagttctccatcactaaagacaccagtaaaaacatgctgtacctagaagtgaagagtctgaaagctgaagacacggcagtttattactgtgcacga actggaccAGTCTCAGCTGTGGTAAAGAGACCTGGAGAAACTGTGAAGATCTCTCGTAAGATACATGGCTTTGATATGACTGAGTACTACATGCACTGGATACGACAGAAACCAGGGAAAGCTCTGGAATGGCTTGGCCGGATGGATGCTGGCAAAAATCAGACGATATATGCAGAATCTGTGAAGAACCAGCTCACCTTAACAGAAGACGTCTCAGCAAGCATGCAATATTTAGAGGCCAAGAGTCTGAGGACAgaggacactgcagtttattactgcgcccgAGAAACCACAGTGACTGGATCTGAGGAAGCAGCTGTAATAAAACCAGACACACATTGTAACTAA